The DNA sequence GGCAGGGAAATGCAGCGGCGCGCTCTTTCACGCGTTTTCCGAATACGGCCTCGGTAAAGATGAGGCGGCGCGGCTTTCTCCTGAAGAGCTTGAAGAGAAATTAACACGCATCACACATGAAGAGGTCTCGGTTTACATCCGCCACGAACTCGGCGAAGCAGCGCAAAGAAGGAGACTCGGGAAGTGGTGGCGGGAACTGTTACTCCAACTCCCGTACGGCAGGGCCGAACTGTTTTTGAGAGGGCTGAAAGACGTCATGTCGGACACATGTGACAACGGAATGCTGGCATATATAATCAAAAACAAAAAGGCAGGCTCCCTGTTTTTTTATGTTGCCCTGCTCGGCGGTTTCAGGCGGAGCATTTTCCCCGAGATTATAAAAGCGTATGAAGGGTTCACAGCGACACGCGACTGGAAGCTTGTTGAGCGCGCGCGCAAAGAAGGCCGCATGAAAGCAAAAGGCTATGTGAAAATTCTTAAAGAAATTTATAACAGCGGCAATATCTCTTCTGAGATCATTGAGCGGGAATTCATGCCGAAGCTTAACACTTAACCTTTGTTCTTCCGCTCTTCCGCGCTATCACACTTTTGCTCTTATTCAGTTGCCTTGCTCAAAAAAAACAGGTATCATGTAATGCATTGGGAGTGTATAGGGTTCTGGTGTCCCTCCCGGACTTCAAATCCGGTGTTGCTTGCCACAAGTGAGCAGGGTGGGTTCGATTCCCACACGCTCCCGCCAGTACACTTCGCTTGCGCTACGCGTACTTGGCAGTACTTTTAGGTAAGCGAACTGAAACGGAGTTTACCACGGGGACATGGGCTTGGCGCAATGTATTACACATATATCTTGAAAAGCATCAAAACTCCCGGGGCGATATATATCGGATATACTGGTGATCTGACATCAAGATTGGAGCAGCATAATGACCCTCAAAATACCGGGTATACCAGGAGACACGCTCCATGGGAGATAGAAACATCTATAGCTTTTTCTGAAAAAGAAGAAGCTCAAAGATTTGAACTGTACCTTAAGTCCAGTTCTGGCAAGGCATTTATGAAAAAAAGACTGCTATCGGGTGAATTTAGAGAGGTCTTGGAGAAGTTTAATAACGGCAGGTAACTCCGCGTTGCTTCGCTTACCTTGGGGTACTGCCAAGTACGCGAAACGAAGTGAAGTGTACAAATATGGCAATCAGGTGCGGAAATTGCGGCAGGGATTATGATGTCACCCTGTTTGAATTTGACAGGTCCATTACGTGTGCCTGCGGAAGGACTGTCACGTTCAGGCATGAGAGGATGACGGACGAGGCGCTTTATGCGCGGAGCGCTGAAGACAGGAAGGTCAGGGAGATAAGGGACATGGCCGACCGGATCGCTTCCCTGATCGTCGCCAGTGACTATCCGATGATTGATATTGAAATAGAAAAGCAGAAGCTCAGGGAGAGGATCTCAGAGCTCTTCCCGGACAAGATCGATCTCTACGATCTCATTTACGAACCGAGATTTAAGAGGCTGAAGGAGCAGTTCAGGGAGTGAGGATAGCGCTTCAATGCTATCGCGCTTTGATTTTCCTTAATGCACGGAACAAGATATAAAAAAGAAAGCGAGGTATAGAAAGGAAAATATTTCAAAAGTGCAAAAGAACAAAAGCGCGGAAGACTGAAA is a window from the Nitrospirota bacterium genome containing:
- a CDS encoding GIY-YIG nuclease family protein yields the protein MYYTYILKSIKTPGAIYIGYTGDLTSRLEQHNDPQNTGYTRRHAPWEIETSIAFSEKEEAQRFELYLKSSSGKAFMKKRLLSGEFREVLEKFNNGR